The genomic segment AATACTCCGGCTTTTCGAATAGCGGATCGAGGCGCGCTGGAATACCGAGGCTGCGGCAAAGGGCGACGAAAAACAGATCGCGCGACAGCGCATCGGCCACGCGCAATTGCCAAACACCGACGGGCGTCAGTGGTACATGATAGTAATTGGCCTGTTCATCCACACGAATGTGCTTTCTCACCCAGTCAGCGGCCAGCTCCGGATCGCCGACTGCAGAATCCCGAAATGCAGGAGTCAAATGATTCACCAACAGGCTCCGCCAGGAACTCAACTGCTCGTTGCGCACACGCGGATTAAGCACAAAGCGAGAATAAAAATCCGGATCGTGTTCCACGACAGCCGTTTTGGCGGCCGTCACAAGGTGATCGAGCAGAACATCCGCCTTGGCATCCCGTATATCTTTTTCTGAGAGTACCCGTAACATAGGCCACAAAAGCCGCCGATGGTGTTCAGGCACGTCGTGAATAAACCGGCTGATCTCCTGATGATTGCCGCGGCTGGCTGATAAAAAAGTCCAGAGGGTGTCAGCCGGTAAATCCAGATCGCGCGCCAATCGGGCTGCGCGGCAGGAATCCATAAACGTCGCTTCATAAGCGGCGCGCAGACTGTCCTCATGGCGCAATCGCATGCGGTGCGGTTCATCAGCGTGCGACGGGATGGTATCGTCGAGCGCAGGAAGAGAGATGGGCGGCGAAAAATCCAAATCGACGATGTGGTCCTGGACGGGGAAGGAGTCGAGACGAAGTATTACTGTGTCCTTCGCCGCAACCTGAGCTTTACAATAGCCCGCCAGGTCATGGTACTGAGCCCATATCATCAAATCACCAAAACCGGTCTGCAGAGAGCAGCAGCCGTCGGCATCGGTCCTTCGCTTTGCCAGTGGATAGAATTCGCCGTAATTATACAGACCGAAAGAAACCAGGGCATCTTTGACCGGCAGGCCTTCTTTTGCGACTGTCTGCACCACCAGTGGTTTGACCTGCGCATAACGGGATAGCACATTGATCTCACGATGGCGCGGACTGACGTCCAACAGCTCTTCCGGCCCCACATAGGGTCCCATCACCCGGGTATGCACAAGCATGGCACGACGCGCAGCCTCTTTAAACCATCCCATGTCCAGGTCTGGATCAGGTTCGCAGGCGCCTAAAAAACACCATCGGCCATCCACCCACACCTCCACCCATGCATGGTTGTCATCAGTGTGCGCCCAGCGCGGCACATACACTTGCCGTGCCGGGATGCCGACAGCACGCAATGCCGAAACGGTGAAAACCGATTCCTCGCCACAACGGCCCAGAGCATTTTTCATTGTGGCCAACGGGCTGGAGGTGCGGCTATCCGAACCCCGATAAGTGACATGTTCATGACACCAATGGTTGACCTCCAAC from the bacterium genome contains:
- a CDS encoding transglutaminase domain-containing protein; protein product: MRRALIVVFLLLLSSCEVKDRHTLYDGALRQIVARQFEVQKQVALNRSAALFAVLESDLTGDERDALHWLYAWMPLSDLADYDGLFYLRQVRATLQARQEMPWGASLPQDLFLHFVLPLRVNNENLDSARTVFYRLLKSRVAGLTLRQAALEVNHWCHEHVTYRGSDSRTSSPLATMKNALGRCGEESVFTVSALRAVGIPARQVYVPRWAHTDDNHAWVEVWVDGRWCFLGACEPDPDLDMGWFKEAARRAMLVHTRVMGPYVGPEELLDVSPRHREINVLSRYAQVKPLVVQTVAKEGLPVKDALVSFGLYNYGEFYPLAKRRTDADGCCSLQTGFGDLMIWAQYHDLAGYCKAQVAAKDTVILRLDSFPVQDHIVDLDFSPPISLPALDDTIPSHADEPHRMRLRHEDSLRAAYEATFMDSCRAARLARDLDLPADTLWTFLSASRGNHQEISRFIHDVPEHHRRLLWPMLRVLSEKDIRDAKADVLLDHLVTAAKTAVVEHDPDFYSRFVLNPRVRNEQLSSWRSLLVNHLTPAFRDSAVGDPELAADWVRKHIRVDEQANYYHVPLTPVGVWQLRVADALSRDLFFVALCRSLGIPARLDPLFEKPEYCPAGSHQWHGVCWELETFLPAKTAALFLSSQDRSILRPEYGTHFALARYQKKEYATLQLEGLSLQKSPVRLSVPEGEYLAITGNRQTDGSVLTRIKFFHLTPGCERSLPLSWRHAPVVQGSSAVLPAASRLLGDHGAEIDLNVLAHDRGLILVWLDPGREPSQHVLREWQDLSPLYENWGGAMIACVQESQRERLKAYRLPKQLQVLSDTENGLRRKIETSLGSVVLQEDPVLLLIDSDERIVMIHQGYQIGLGQRLLQHMTWIKTD